A part of Gossypium hirsutum isolate 1008001.06 chromosome A07, Gossypium_hirsutum_v2.1, whole genome shotgun sequence genomic DNA contains:
- the LOC107895470 gene encoding tropomyosin-1, isoforms 33/34-like, with translation MHLKLDVEIQKSEAEKLQKRKSEVEEDLESLKIDYKKLRLSMRTAGLGKTSEQWRQEVREERAKADQWEKRFQEAQAWNEALEKSLSESKNEKDELRARVAKLERSLCLYRNLNSVTELKASLSKIEEMKGKIEELEMALQSCEMRIEFLEANEEQWKNQVHHSQDQVRSRDYIMREAVTQIREVADYL, from the coding sequence atgcaccTAAAGTTAGATGTGGAAATTCAGAAGTCAGAGGCAGAAAAGCTACAGAAAAGGAAGAGCGAAGTTGAGGAAGatttggaaagcttgaaaataGATTATAAGAAGTTGCGCTTATCAATGAGGACTGCTGGATTAGGAAAGACTTCAGAACAATGGCGCCAGGAGGTTCGAGAAGAAAGGGCTAAGGCAGATCAATGGGAAAAGAGGTTCCAAGAGGCTCAAGCTTGGAATGAAGCCTTGGAAAAAAGTCTATCGGAAAgtaagaatgaaaaagatgaattaagaGCCAGAGTAGCGAAACTTGAGAGATCTCTGTGTTTATATCGAAATCTCAATTCTGTGACAGAGTTGAAAGCAAGCTTAAGTAAGATCGAGGAGatgaaagggaaaatagaagagTTAGAAATGGCATTGCAGAGTTGCGAAATGAGGATTGAGTTCTTGGAGGCAAATGAGGAGCAATGGAAGAATCAGGTTCATCACTCTCAAGACCAAGTTAGAAGCAGGGATTACATCATGAGAGAAGCTGTAACACAaattcgagaagtagctgattaCTTGTAG